Proteins co-encoded in one Grus americana isolate bGruAme1 chromosome 12, bGruAme1.mat, whole genome shotgun sequence genomic window:
- the FRMD7 gene encoding FERM domain-containing protein 7, translating to MLHLKVQFLDDSQKIFVVDQKSCGRGLFNLTCSHLNLAEKEYFGLEFRSQAGNHVWLEPLKPITKQVKMDPGHLREELTRYLFTLQIKKDLALGRLPCSDKSAALLVSHLLQSELGDFHEETDQQHLATHRYLPNQEYLDNKIMHYHRRHSGKTPAESDIQLLDVARKLEMYGIRPHPASDGEGTQINLAVTHMGVLVLRGNTKINTFNWSKIRKLSFKRKHFLIKLHANMSVLCKDTLEFTMVSRDTCKAFWKTCVEYHAFFRLSEEPKSKPKALLCSKGSSFRYSGRTQRQLLEHGRKAKMKSLPFERKHYASRYDERQCRSSPDLLTDVSKQVEELRLAYGRQGSYHANGVHTSEPTLDSRCRSSAMEVTFAAELERSKPEASPAFLSHSKSSSAFPLLYAELELERAWEPADLFGARNPLTSFRPHHQFAGNGKSTSVGNMREVSARTLVYTDVPCPPPMAAPAPQVLFYLDRPPQPLCHAPVPGEDAAGPAGGCGPMAAKPPRWSLSGTRAGEVHHEAACMAADMSVAPVGERRSLARSFDYGLQEQPPKRSWSQSDMKTIRFPYGSEFRPLGPCPTLSSRKVSVFRHVPAQQGLAPGLRRSAERYVGSSTESSDSDSDLLAADYCSLYGRVLRSPMARVRLSSGSLQLDEEDEEVSFATSTTEERTSRGASRYFT from the exons ATGCTGCACTTGAAAGTCCAGTTTCTGGATGACTCCCAGAAGATCTTTGTAGTTGAT CAAAAATCCTGCGGAAGAGGGTTGTTCAACCTCACCTGCAGCCATCTCAATCTTGCGGAGAAGGAGTACTTTGGGCTGGAGTTTCGCAGCCAGGCTGGGAACCAC GTCTGGTTGGAACCACTAAAGCCCATTACAAAGCAAGTCAAAA TGGACCCCGGCCATCTGAGAGAAGAGCTGACCAG GTACCTCTTCACCCTCCAGATCAAGAAGGACCTGGCACTGGGGCGGCTGCCCTGCAGCGACAAGAGCGCGGCGCTGCTCGTCTCCCACCTGCTGCAGT CCGAGCTGGGCGATTTCCATGAGGAGACGGACCAGCAGCATCTGGCAACCCACAGGTACCTGCCCAACCAGGAGTACCTGGACAACAAGATCATGCATTACCACCGGAGACACAG TGGGAAGACACCGGCTGAGTCAGACATTCAGCTGCTGGATGTGGCCAGGAAACTGGAGATGTACGGGATTCGCCCGCACCCCGCCAGCGATGGTGAGGGGACACAGATCAACCTGGCCGTGACGCACATGGGGGTGCTGGTCCTGAGG GGCAATACAAAGATCAACACGTTCAACTGGTCCAAAATTCGCAAACTGAGTTTCAAGAGGAAGCACTTTCTCATCAAGCTCCATGCAAACATGTCT GTGCTGTGCAAGGACACGCTGGAGTTCACTATGGTGAGTCGGGACACCTGCAAGGCTTTCTGGAAGACGTGTGTGGAGTACCATGCCTTCTTCAGGCTGTCTGAAGAGCCCAAGTCAAAGCCCAAAGCCCTTCTGTGCAGCAAGGGCTCCAGTTTCCGATACAG TGGGAGgacacagaggcagctgctggagcatgGGAGGAAGGCGAAGATGAAAAGCCTGCCCTTCGAGAG GAAGCACTACGCGTCCCGCTACGATGAGAGGCAGTGCCGCTCCTCCCCCGATCTTCTGACAGACGTCTCCAAGCAG gTGGAAGAGCTGCGCCTGGCCTATGGCAGACAGGGCTCCTACCATGCCAACGGGGTGCACACCTCTGAGCCCACGCTGGACAGCCGGTGCCGGAGCTCTGCCATGGAGGTGACGTTCGCAGCTGAACTAGAGCGCTCCAAACCCGAAGCCTCCCCCGCCTTCCTGTCCCACTCCAAAAGCTCGTCCGCCTTCCCCCTGCTCTACGccgagctggagctggagcggGCGTGGGAGCCCGCTGACCTCTTCGGTGCCAGGAACCCCTTGACATCCTTTCGGCCCCACCACCAGTTTGCTGGGAATGGTAAAAGCACCTCAGTGGGCAACATGCGGGAGGTGAGCGCCCGAACACTGGTGTACACGGATGTGCCGTGCCCCCCACCCATGGCTGCCCCGGCCCCACAGGTCCTCTTCTACCTGGACaggcccccgcagcccctgtgCCACGCACCGGTGCCTGGAGAGGATGCAGCAGGACCAGCCGGTGGATGTGGCCCTATGGCAGCAAAACCCCCCAGATGGAGTCTGAGTGGGACCCGGGCTGGGGAAGTTCATCACGAGGCTGCGTGCATGGCAGCAGACATGAGCGTGGCCCCAGTGGGGGAGAGAAGGTCGCTGGCTCGCTCCTTCGATTATGGCCTTCAGGAGCAGCCTCCCAAGCGGTCTTGGAGCCAGTCGGACATGAAAACCATTCGCTTCCCCTATGGCTCTGAGTTCAGGCCCCTGGGGCCGTGCCCCACGCTGAGCAGCCGGAAAGTGAGTGTCTTTCGGCACGTGCCGGCCCAGCAAGGGCTGGCACCAGGGCTGCGGCGCTCTGCCGAGCGCTACGTGGGCAGCAGCACCGAGTCCAGTGACTCTGACTCCGACCTCCTGGCTGCCGACTACTGCTCCCTGTATGGCCGGGTGCTGCGGTCACCCATGGCCCGGGTGCGGCTGTCCTCCGGCAGCCTCCAGCTAGATGAAGAGGATGAGGAGGTGTCCTTTGCCACCAGCACCACTGAAGAGAGGACTTCCAGGGGGGCCTCCAGGTATTTCACCTAG